The DNA segment GACGACGGAAGCCGGCTCTACCGCACCGGCGACGCCGCACTGTGGCGCGAGGACGGGGAGCTGGAGTATGTGGGCCGGCTGGACGACCAGATCAAGATCCGCGGCCAGCGCGTCGAGCCCGGTGAGATCGAGACCGTGCTGGAGGGCCACCCGGCGGTGGCCGCGGCGGTGACCGTCCTCGTGCCCGACGGCCAGGACCACCGGCTGCAGGCGTACGTGGTGCCGGCGGCCGGATGCGAGGTCGATGGAGCGGAACTGCGGGAACGGGCCACATCGGTGCTGCCGGACCACATGGTTCCGACGCACTTCCGCCGGCTGTCCGAAGTCCCGCTCACCGGCAACGGCAAAGTGGACCGGTCCGCCCTGCGGGCCGGGGACGCCGGGGACCCGCTGCCGTCAGGCACGGCCCTGTCCGGGCCCGGGGATCCGCGGGAGTCCGAGCCGGTCGAGCACGTACTGAACCGCATCTGGTCCATGGTGCTCGCCCTGCCGGCGCTCGACCGGGACCAGGACCTGTTCACCTCGGGGGCGCACTCGCTCAACACCCTGCGCGTCCGGGCCAGGATCGCGGTGGCGCTCCACACCGACGTGCCCCTGCGCACCATGTTCAAGTCCCGGACCATCGCCCAACTGGCCCAGTACGTCAGAGCGAACGCCGGCTCCCTCGACCAGATGGAGCGGCGGGCCTCGGCGGTGGCCGCGCTGCCCCAGCTGGGCGACGCCGAGTGGGTGCGCGCGGTGAGCGAACTCAACAGCGAGGTGAGGTGAGATGAGCGAGTCCTGGCAGCCCATCATCCGTACCGGCCGGACGACGGCGCCGCTGTCGGCGGGTCAGCGGTCCCTGTGGTTCCTCGACCGGCTGGCACCGGGGACGGCCACCTACAACCTGCCCTGGATCCAGCGGCTGCGCGGCCCGCTCGACCCGGTTGTCGTGGAACGCGCCCTGCGCGGTGTGGTCCAGCGGCACGAGTCCCTGCGCACGGTGTTCTCGGCAGCCCTCGGCGAGCCGCGCCAGGTGATCCGGCCGGACGTCGACGTTCCCTTCACCGTGCAGGACCTCACCGACGGGCCGGACCCCGAGTCCCGGTCGGCGCAGCTCCTGCGCGAAGTGGTACGCCGGCCCTTCGACCTGGAGAAGGGGCCGCTCCTGCGGGGATGCCTGCTCAAGACGGGCCAGGACCAGTGGGACCTGGCGGTGGTCTTCCACCACATCGTCTGGGACGAGCTGTCCACCGGCGTCTTCGAGCAGGAGCTGGCCGAGCTGTACGAAGCGGCGCGGCAGGGCCGTCCGCCGGCCCTGGAACCTCTGCCGGTGCACTTCGCCGATTACGCCTGCTGGCAGCAGGAGTGGATGACCGGAGCCGCCTACGAGAGTGAACTGAAGTACTGGGAAAAGCGGTTGGGCGGTGCGCCGACGGCGCTGGCGCTGCCCGCCGACCGCCGCCGTCCCGCGACCCAGTCCTTCCGCGGCGCCACGGCCACCGTGCCCCTGCCCAGCGGTCTGCTGGACCGGGCGGGCGAGCTGGGCCGGCAGGAGGGCGCCACCGGCTTCATGGTGCTACTGGCAGCCTTCGCCGCCCTCCTGCACCGGCACACCGGCCAGGAGGACCTGGTGCTGGGTACCCCGGTGGCCGGCCGCGACCGGCTGGAACTGGAAGGCCTGCTGGGCTATTTCGTGAACATGCTGGCACTGCGGATCGACGTCGGGGCGCAGCCGTCCTTCCGGCAACTCCTTGAGCGCGTCTGCGACGGCGTGCTGGAGGACTTCGAGCACCAGGACGTGCCGTTCGAGGCCGTGGTGGAGCGGGTTCTCACCGACCGGCAGGCCGGCCACCCGCCCCTGGTGCAGGTGGTCTTCGGCTATCACACCGACCGGGGCGCGGACCGTCCGCGTATCGCCGGGGCCGCCGGCAGCCCGCTGTCCGCCGACACCGGCGCCGCCAAGTTCGATCTGATCTGGTCGGTCTGCGACGCGGACGCCGGGGCCCGGATCGAGGTCGAGTACAGCACCGACCTCTTCGACGAGTCGACCGTGGTGCGCATGGCGCGGCGTTATGTCCGGCTGCTGGAGGCGGTCATGGCCGACCCCGACGCCGGTGTCGGAGTCGTCGACCTGCTCACCGACGAGGACCGCGCGGTGGTCCGGCCGGTGCCCGCGCCCCGGGTTGCGCACAGCGCCCGGCTGCACGAGGTGTTCGAGCGCGTGGCGGCCGAACGCCCCGGGAGCACGGCGGTCAGCTATGGCCAAGAACACCTCACCTACGCCGAGTTGAACGGGCGTGCCAACCGGCTGGCCCGGTACCTTGCGTCACGCGGCGTCCAACGCGGAGACCGGATCGGGCTGTCGCTGGAGCGCGGTCCGGCCCAGGTGGTGGCGATCCTCGCCGTGCTCAAGGCAGGAGCGGCCTACGTTCCCGTCAACCCCGCCGACCCGGCCCCACGGCAGGAGCTGGTCCTGGGGGACGCACGGGTCAGGCTGGTGCTGCGTGACGAGGAGGTGGCGCGCACCGTGGCGTCCGGGGCGTGGCCGGACGGGAACCTGGGTCTCGCCGGGTCCGGCGAGGACTCCGCGTACGTGATCTTCACCTCCGGCTCCACCGGACGCCCGAAGGGGGTGGAGGTGGCGCACAGCAACGTGACCGCCCTCTTCGACGCGGTGGCCGAGAGGTTCGGTCTCGGCCCGCACGACGTGTGGACGGGCTTCCACTCCTACGCCTTCGACTTCTCGGTGTGGGAGACGTGGGGAGCCCTGCTGTACGGAGGCCGGCTGGTCGTGGTGGCGCAGGCGATCGCCAGAGCGCCCATGCGCTACGCGGAACTGCTGGTAGGGGAAGGGGTCACCGTCCTCAGCCAGACCCCGTCGGCGCTGGCACAGCTCACCCCCGCCCTGGCCGCGCTCCCTGCCCCGGCCGCGGACCTGCGGTGGGTCGTGCTGGGCGGCGAAGCGCTGCAGCCCCACCACGTCGGCCAGTGGTTCGAGCGGGTCGAGGCACCGGGGGCCCGGCTGTGCAACATGTACGGAATCACCGAGACCACCGTGCACGTGACCGCACACGAGATCGACTCGC comes from the Streptomyces sp. NBC_01471 genome and includes:
- a CDS encoding amino acid adenylation domain-containing protein encodes the protein MSESWQPIIRTGRTTAPLSAGQRSLWFLDRLAPGTATYNLPWIQRLRGPLDPVVVERALRGVVQRHESLRTVFSAALGEPRQVIRPDVDVPFTVQDLTDGPDPESRSAQLLREVVRRPFDLEKGPLLRGCLLKTGQDQWDLAVVFHHIVWDELSTGVFEQELAELYEAARQGRPPALEPLPVHFADYACWQQEWMTGAAYESELKYWEKRLGGAPTALALPADRRRPATQSFRGATATVPLPSGLLDRAGELGRQEGATGFMVLLAAFAALLHRHTGQEDLVLGTPVAGRDRLELEGLLGYFVNMLALRIDVGAQPSFRQLLERVCDGVLEDFEHQDVPFEAVVERVLTDRQAGHPPLVQVVFGYHTDRGADRPRIAGAAGSPLSADTGAAKFDLIWSVCDADAGARIEVEYSTDLFDESTVVRMARRYVRLLEAVMADPDAGVGVVDLLTDEDRAVVRPVPAPRVAHSARLHEVFERVAAERPGSTAVSYGQEHLTYAELNGRANRLARYLASRGVQRGDRIGLSLERGPAQVVAILAVLKAGAAYVPVNPADPAPRQELVLGDARVRLVLRDEEVARTVASGAWPDGNLGLAGSGEDSAYVIFTSGSTGRPKGVEVAHSNVTALFDAVAERFGLGPHDVWTGFHSYAFDFSVWETWGALLYGGRLVVVAQAIARAPMRYAELLVGEGVTVLSQTPSALAQLTPALAALPAPAADLRWVVLGGEALQPHHVGQWFERVEAPGARLCNMYGITETTVHVTAHEIDSPGSFARSIIGRPLPHLSVAVLDPHGAPVPIGVVGEMMIGGAGVAKGYLGNPTLTAQRFTLGPVPHDASLWYRSGDLARWREDGTLEYHGRVDDQVKIRGFRIEPGEIRHALLAHPGVQDCVVVAHEDPDTPPHLVAYVVGEAGPAEVRTFLGGRLSGHLIPSIIMSLDELPLTSNGKVDVRALPGPRAERETGRSAPETDAERMLAGAWQEVLGLEDVGREDNFFALGGDSIRSVQVAGALRNRGFDLDLEAFFITPVLAELASRLRPAEDSADTGDRTPFALVSAGDRGYLPDGLDDAYPMTSMQLAMVYHMEADPGRRPYQNVNSYRMSGDFDEKAFASALLEAVHRHPVLRTGFDVVSFSQPMQLVHREVPVDLVVEDLRALDESEQLERVTDLALREWAVPFDLSIAPLLRVFVQRLAEDLYQLTLVEHHAILDGWSFTSLFAELLQRHAALRDEPTSPPAPTPSSLFREYVALEAAAKESRASREFWEGRVSGVRPTRLGTVRHDEGRGADRGVLECTLPAALAAQVPAFAASHGVGPKSVALAAHVAAISRLARAHEVVTGLTVNGRLEDGAGTEALGVFLNTIPLRFLLDGTTWSSLVGEAHRQESEITPHRRVPYGDIARHLADPTLDCSFTFNRFHALGTLSAAQASIVDQRLGVEPTVRREPSHFALNVAFVQDPSSDRSMLIVDSADSSLADRQLHDYVADFFAAIQQMTELPDGSVTTWRGGERHP